The genomic window GCCCTTTAGTCGAATCCGTATCTTCTGCTTGGTCAACTCTTTTCCCTCCATAATCATCGAGGCGTGTCGAATGACAGCCGTTACTTCAATATCTTGGTAACACGGCCCGAGCCGACGGTGCGTCCACCCTCACGGATAGCGAACCTGAGGCCCTCTTCCATCGCGATCGGAGCGATGAGCTCTCCACGGATCTCGATGTTATCGCC from Actinomycetota bacterium includes these protein-coding regions:
- the tuf gene encoding elongation factor Tu (EF-Tu; promotes GTP-dependent binding of aminoacyl-tRNA to the A-site of ribosomes during protein biosynthesis; when the tRNA anticodon matches the mRNA codon, GTP hydrolysis results; the inactive EF-Tu-GDP leaves the ribosome and release of GDP is promoted by elongation factor Ts; many prokaryotes have two copies of the gene encoding EF-Tu) — translated: GDNIEIRGELIAPIAMEEGLRFAIREGGRTVGSGRVTKILK